In Candidatus Abyssobacteria bacterium SURF_5, the genomic stretch GCTGCGGCGAGTGCTACAAGATATTCGCGAAAACGCTCGAGCCGATTCTGGTAAAGGTCCATGGTTCGACCGAACATCACGGGAAAATCCCACAAGAGTCGGCAAGAAGCCTCGATCTGAAAACCGAGTTGAGAAAGCTCCAGGAGGACCTGCAGAGGGCCATCCTGGCGGAAAATTACGAGCGCGCGGCGAAGTTGAGAGACAAAATAAAACAGTTCGGATCGATCTGACGCTCCGGGCGGGGAAACAAGATGTTCGAGCAAATGGTTAAGAGCATCGGGCACTGGCTCAAGAACAAGGGTCCGCATGCCGATATCGTGTACAGCAGTCGTATCAGGCTGGCGAGAAACCTGAGGGGATTCCCCTTTTCCAATTACTGCAGTGATCAGCAGCTGCGCGATATCATCGCATTGATACGGGTGTGCATCAACCGGTGCCCGCACCTGAAAAATGCGACCTATTACAGCTTCAAAGACATGAGCATCATCGACCGCCAGTTTCTGATGGAGCGTTTCCTCATCAGCCGCGAGCTCGCTCAGAGCGCCGGCGAGAAGGGAGTTTTCGTTGATCCGTCTGAACGGATCAGCCTGATGGTGAACGAAGAGGATCACCTGCGCATGCAGGTCCTGCGCTCCGGCCTGCTTCTGGCCGAGGCGTGGGGGGAGTTGAATGCGATAGACAGCGAGCTCGACAGCCAGCTGGATTTCGCTTTCGAGGAGCCCTGGGGCTACCTCACCTCGTGTGTCTCCAACGTCGGGACCGCGATGCGATCATCGGTGATGATCCATGTTCCGGCGCTGATCATGACCAAGCGAATCGTCAATATTCTGCAAAAGGCGGGCAAGCTGCACCTGGCGATTCGCGGGCTGCACGGAGAGGGCTCCGAAATGCTCGGCGACTATTTCCAGATATCGAACCAGGCGACTCTCGGGAAATCCGAAGATGAGATCGTCGAGATGACGGAGAACCTGACCAATGAGTTGATCGACCAGGAGAGAAGCGCCCGCGACGATCTGATCAAAAACCAGAAGGTCCTCATCGAGGACAAGGTCGGCAGAGCCATCGGCATTCTCTCGAGCGCCAAAATTCTGAGTACCCGCGAAGCGATGGAACTGCTTTCCAACATTCGTTTGGGAATTTACTACCAGATGATTCCAGGCATAAATCCGGAGACGCTGGATGCCCTGATTATCGAGATGCAGCCTGCTCATCTCCAGAAACGCAATCCGGACCACCTGGACCCGCTTGCGCGGGATATCGAGCGCGCAAGAATCATAAAGGAAGCATTGAAATACGGAGAGGGGTGATATTCGCATGTTTGACCGATTTACAGAAAGAGTGCGCAAAGTTATTCAATTGGCGCGCGAAGAGGCCATGCGATTTAATCATGATTATATTGGGACCGAGCACCTGTTGCTTGGTCTCGTCAAAGAAGGAGAAGGAATCGCAGCCACAGCGCTGGCGAATCTCGGGGTGGACCTGAAGACGCTCAGGCTCGAAGTCGAGAAACTTGTTGAACAGGGGCCTTCAACCGTGTCGGTGGGAGAAATTCCCTTTAATCCCCAGGCCAAAAAGGTTCTGGAGCTCGCCGTCGAGGAAGCGCGGAAATTCGGACACAACTATATCGGAACGGAACACCTTCTGCTCGGACTCATAAAAGAGGGAGAGGGCATTGCGGCTCACGTGCTGGAAAATATGAAGGTCGATGTGGAACGGGTGCAGCGTGAAATCGTGAAGCTGCTTGGCGGACCCTCCACGAAGTTTTCATCCACCACCGCCGAAACCAAGAAAACGCAAACGCCCGCTCTCGACGCCTTCGGGCGGGATCTGACCGAGCTCGCGCGCGAAGACAAGCTCGACCCGGTTATCGGACGCGAAGCCGAAATCGAGCGCGTCATCCAGATTCTCAGCAGGCGCACGAAGAACAATCCGGTTCTCATCGGCGAGGCAGGCGTCGGAAAAACCGCCATCGTGGAAGGCCTCGCGCAGTCGATCGTGCAGCGAAAAAACATTCCCGACCTCCTCGCCAACCGGCGGGTACTGACACTTGATCTGGCCGGCCTGGTCGCCGGCACCAAGTACCGCGGGCAATTCGAGGAGCGACTCAAGGCCGTCATGAAGGAAATCAAGAAGGCCGACAACATCATCATGTTCATCGATGAGCTGCATACGATCGTTGGCGCGGGAGCCGCGGAAGGCGCCGTCGACGCATCCAACATGCTGAAGCCCGCGCTCGCGCGCGGTGAACTGCAGTGCATCGGCGCGACGACGCTCGAGGAATACCGCAAGTACATCGAAAAAGATGCGGCCCTTGCCCGCCGGTTCCAGTCGATCATGGTGGAAGCGCCCTCGGTCGAGGATACGATGCATATCATCCGCGGGCTCAGAGACAAGTACGAGGCGCATCACCGCGTCCGCATTTCCGAAGAGGCCATCGTGGCCGCGGCCCGGCTTTCGAACCAGTACATCACCGACAGGTTCCTGCCGGATAAGGCGATTGACGTCATCGACGAAGCGTGTTCGCGAGCGCGGCTCAAGAGCACGACTCGTCCTCCGCACCTCGTCGAGGTCGAGGCGCAGATAGAGCGGGTCACAAAGGAAAAAGAGGAGGCCATCGAGTCGCAGGAATTCGAGAAGGCGGCCTCTTTGCGCGACCGAGAGAGGAAGCTCAAAGACAGGCTCGACCGCGAGCAGCAGATCTGGGAGAACACCCGCGAGAACTTCAGCTACACGGTAAGTGCTGAAGATATCGCCTACATTGTTTCCAAATGGACCGGTGTACC encodes the following:
- a CDS encoding protein arginine kinase, encoding MFEQMVKSIGHWLKNKGPHADIVYSSRIRLARNLRGFPFSNYCSDQQLRDIIALIRVCINRCPHLKNATYYSFKDMSIIDRQFLMERFLISRELAQSAGEKGVFVDPSERISLMVNEEDHLRMQVLRSGLLLAEAWGELNAIDSELDSQLDFAFEEPWGYLTSCVSNVGTAMRSSVMIHVPALIMTKRIVNILQKAGKLHLAIRGLHGEGSEMLGDYFQISNQATLGKSEDEIVEMTENLTNELIDQERSARDDLIKNQKVLIEDKVGRAIGILSSAKILSTREAMELLSNIRLGIYYQMIPGINPETLDALIIEMQPAHLQKRNPDHLDPLARDIERARIIKEALKYGEG
- a CDS encoding ATP-dependent Clp protease ATP-binding subunit → MFDRFTERVRKVIQLAREEAMRFNHDYIGTEHLLLGLVKEGEGIAATALANLGVDLKTLRLEVEKLVEQGPSTVSVGEIPFNPQAKKVLELAVEEARKFGHNYIGTEHLLLGLIKEGEGIAAHVLENMKVDVERVQREIVKLLGGPSTKFSSTTAETKKTQTPALDAFGRDLTELAREDKLDPVIGREAEIERVIQILSRRTKNNPVLIGEAGVGKTAIVEGLAQSIVQRKNIPDLLANRRVLTLDLAGLVAGTKYRGQFEERLKAVMKEIKKADNIIMFIDELHTIVGAGAAEGAVDASNMLKPALARGELQCIGATTLEEYRKYIEKDAALARRFQSIMVEAPSVEDTMHIIRGLRDKYEAHHRVRISEEAIVAAARLSNQYITDRFLPDKAIDVIDEACSRARLKSTTRPPHLVEVEAQIERVTKEKEEAIESQEFEKAASLRDRERKLKDRLDREQQIWENTRENFSYTVSAEDIAYIVSKWTGVPVTKLEQSESDKLLKMGEELHKRIVGQDEAIEALTHAIQRSRAGLKNLRRPVGSFLFLGPTGVGKTETAKALAQFLFGDDNALVRIDMSEYSEKFTVSRLVGAPPGYVGYNEGGQLSEKVRRRPYSVVLLDEIEKAHPDIFDTLLQVLEDGRLTDATGRTVDFRNTVVIMTSNVGTREISTGKTLGFQKTAAGEISYQVMKDKVLAETKRIFNPEFLNRIDEIVVFHSLTNEDLKNIIEILLRESSENLKSRDISVTFGEKAKEFLVKIGYDPAYGARPLRRAVQLHVEDPLSEEILRGNIPDGSEVLIEPDEKGERLVFTVTGAKPVEEPEHQLKT